CTTTTATTAGCCGAATTAGAGGAAAACTTATCCTCGTTAAACTTTAAAAAGTTTAAATTAACAGCCTCTATTTCCCTAAGAGATTTTTCCCAAAATTGTATATTCTGTTTTTCAAAATTTTTAAGTTCTTCCGTCTGTCTTTTCGAAAGTTTAGAAAGCAAATTAATTTGCTCTGCTAAAGATTTAACATAATGATTTTGATTATTATAGAAGCTTGATAGCTCATCTAAAAAATTATTAAATGTTAAACCTTCTATAAGTAAATGATGTAATATAATTATTAAACGATATTCATTGTTATTTAATTTCACTAACCCAAATCTATATAAAGGTCCTTCTTCTAAATTAAAGGGTTGTTTTATATATTGTGCAATATGTTCAGTAGTTATGGGATCATGAAAAAAATCTAATTCATTTATATTATTATTCTGAACCCAGAATAATTCACTATCCTCGTTTTTAATATGACTATTAAATACCAAGTAGCTTGATATAAATCTCCGTATTATTCTGCAAAGCTTCGAAACATTTAAATCACCAGAAAGAGTTTGATCAAAAACTATATTATAGTCATTTCTACAAGGATTTAATTTCCCTTCAATATAAAAACTTTGACTATAAGGAGATAGAGGAATTTTATACATATTGCTTTATTAAATTTATTTATTTCTAAAATGTTTGATATTTCACATCTACTAAATACTCATGAAATTTTTAGCCTCCTTCTTTCTTTGGAATATATATTTATCTACCATACTTCCTCCTCGAGAAAGATAGTTAGCTAACGAACTTATTTTTTCTATTGCGTATGTGTTATTAACCAAATAATCATATTCAATACGGGGTATAATATAACTATCTTCTTGGCTGCCTAATCCTAAGCTGCTCACTAAATTCTTTATTGTGTTTTTAGCATTATTGATTTTTTCTAAAAGAAGTTCTTCTGTAAAGACCTTGGTAGAATAAAAAGAGCTTGTAAGAATATTATTTAACTCAGACCATATTGATTTTTTATTATTTAATTTGCCTATAGCTTGGAATTGAAAATTTGTTTTAGAAAATTCATAAAAAGTATTATATTGGTTAACAATCATAACAGGATCTCGATAATTAAATGTATCTGTTTTAATCGCCTCATCATTACGCTCAAAGCACCTTCTTATGTTTTCTTCCAAGGGACAATGAAGTAAAATTCTTACAATAGGATAATAATTAAAGGAATAGGACAATAAATCATTTCTTGATTGGCTGGATATC
This window of the Rickettsiales endosymbiont of Stachyamoeba lipophora genome carries:
- a CDS encoding phosphotransferase-like protein; translation: MIENLLVIKIGNRTPIGPKPNNIVYIKEELDAEKTRLTQIPLANFYKEWSLWSRCFGRVIAINGVSSSGKSTLGKALIKFGFTIISIDNVYTEILFERLSKKFTEIFDLLTVTLKKDDIIKIICGYKINNNIFKRNKEIIQQLLVAIDSNRNDILSISPLEQYKHVYAHAKKYIFRGENVTLDLVISSQSRNDLLSYSFNYYPIVRILLHCPLEENIRRCFERNDEAIKTDTFNYRDPVMIVNQYNTFYEFSKTNFQFQAIGKLNNKKSIWSELNNILTSSFYSTKVFTEELLLEKINNAKNTIKNLVSSLGLGSQEDSYIIPRIEYDYLVNNTYAIEKISSLANYLSRGGSMVDKYIFQRKKEAKNFMSI